A DNA window from Camelina sativa cultivar DH55 chromosome 13, Cs, whole genome shotgun sequence contains the following coding sequences:
- the LOC104734319 gene encoding striatin homolog gives MSGKSSARLEKSGKNKTISPVDTAGISNLFAQEGILATKHEILKENHENLLNDYKILEENFKHVNEMNEVMKLHLETPIKKLEAKNQQLLEELEKERSETEEYKKEMKRMESEKEALINEMRVKNQELLIAKEKGEEELKMMVDKYGELKVRSGAFESQCSFLKSLFDANNHTSLGCNDVSFTDEVTVVDDDHNVTGKNEEAIVVDDHHNVTLTNEVIVVDDDNVTFKTEVIVVDGHNVNNNTAADAIVISDESDAENDNPTPRKSNIIPQWPVNIKQEQQSDVPNSSKANDVLSSSSSSSSSSSSSSSSSSSSSDEYVSVQLPVKRSRDDYNKS, from the exons ATGAGTGGGAAATCATCAGCTCGTTTGGAAAAATCGGGGAAGAACAAGACGATCTCGCCGGTGGATACTGCCGGAATAAGCAATTTGTTTGCTCAAGAGGGTATTTTGGCGACAAAACATGAAATTCTCAAGGAGAATCATGAGAATCTGCTCAACGATTACAAAATCCTTGAAGAAAATTTTAAGCATGTCAATGAGATGAATGAGGTGATGAAGTTGCATCTTGAAACCCCGATCAAGAAGCTCGAGGCGAAGAATCAGCAGTTGCTCGAGGagttagagaaagagaggagtGAGACGGAGGAGTataagaaggagatgaagagaaTGGAGAGTGAGAAAGAGGCCCTCATCAATGAAATGAGGGTTAAGAATCAGGAGCTCTTGATTGCGAAAGAGAAAGGAGAGGAGGAGCTTAAGATGATGGTGGACAAGTATGGTGAATTAAAAGTGAGATCTGGTGCGTTTGAATCACAATGTTCATTCTTGAAATCGCTCTTTGATGCTAACAATCACACCAGTCTAGGATGTAACGATGTGTCTTTCACGGATGAGGTTACTGTGGTGGATGATGATCATAATGTGACTGGCAAGAATGAGGAGGCTATTGTGGTGGATGATCATCATAATGTGACTCTCACGAATGAGGTTATTGTGGTGGATGATGATAATGTGACTTTCAAGACTGAGGTTATTGTGGTTGATGGTCATAATGTGAATAATAACACTGCAGCAG ATGCGATTGTGATCAGTGACGAGAGTGATGCCGAAAATGATAATCCTACTCCAAGAAAGAGCAACATCATCCCTCAATGGCCTGTTAATataaaacaagaacaacaatccGATGTaccaaactcatcaaaagcaAATGATGTATTGtcgtcatcttcgtcttcatcttcatcatcatcatcatcatcatcatcatcatcatcatcatcagatgaaTATGTATCAGTTCAGCTTCCCGTTAAAAGGTCCCGGGATGATTATAACAAGTCTTGA